In Planctomycetota bacterium, a genomic segment contains:
- the porA gene encoding pyruvate ferredoxin oxidoreductase, producing the protein MKEVTTGNHAVSYGAMLSRAQVIAAYPITPQTQIVELLSNFCATGKLKAKFIKVESEHSVMAASIGASLAGARAFTATSGQGLALMHEMIHWAANGRLPIVMADVNRSMAPGWSIWTDQNDTLSQRDTGWIQLYCESSQEVTDSIIQGFKIAENVYLPVMVILDAFVLSHTSEVIDLPDIKLVDKYLPPFKPKDKLDLKNPRAFGGLVTPDFNFELKYKMQEAMNKTIPVAKWADREFKRVIGRSYGIIEAYKCEKADTILVTSGTITSTSRYVINQLHAQGKKNVGILKIRMFRPFPAKEVVSVLGKAKKVAVIDRNIGYGVGGIFCQEVKAAFGNEKKHPEFFNFITGIGGRDVTPKDIQGIIDYTETHKKPKEEIVWVGLRK; encoded by the coding sequence ATGAAAGAAGTAACCACCGGAAATCACGCGGTCTCTTACGGCGCGATGTTAAGCCGCGCGCAGGTAATCGCCGCATACCCGATTACCCCGCAGACCCAAATCGTGGAGTTACTCTCCAATTTCTGCGCCACGGGAAAACTCAAAGCCAAGTTTATCAAGGTGGAATCCGAACATTCGGTCATGGCGGCTTCTATCGGCGCATCTCTTGCCGGAGCGCGCGCCTTCACCGCTACCAGCGGACAGGGACTCGCCTTGATGCACGAAATGATACACTGGGCGGCTAACGGACGTCTCCCCATCGTCATGGCGGATGTCAACCGCTCCATGGCGCCCGGCTGGTCTATCTGGACCGACCAGAACGATACCCTTTCCCAGCGCGATACCGGCTGGATACAGCTCTATTGCGAATCTTCCCAGGAAGTAACCGACAGCATCATCCAGGGATTCAAAATCGCCGAAAACGTCTACCTGCCGGTCATGGTCATCCTGGATGCCTTTGTGCTGTCGCATACTTCGGAAGTAATCGATTTGCCGGATATCAAACTGGTGGATAAATACCTTCCGCCGTTCAAACCCAAAGACAAGCTGGATTTGAAAAACCCCCGCGCCTTCGGCGGATTGGTTACGCCGGACTTTAATTTCGAACTGAAATATAAAATGCAGGAGGCCATGAATAAAACGATTCCGGTTGCCAAATGGGCCGACCGGGAATTCAAGCGCGTCATCGGCCGCTCCTACGGAATTATCGAAGCCTATAAATGCGAAAAAGCGGATACTATTCTCGTCACTTCCGGCACGATTACCTCGACCAGCCGTTACGTAATAAACCAATTGCACGCCCAGGGCAAAAAGAACGTCGGGATATTGAAAATCAGGATGTTCCGCCCCTTCCCGGCAAAAGAAGTCGTCAGCGTCTTGGGCAAAGCCAAAAAGGTCGCCGTTATCGACCGCAATATCGGCTACGGGGTCGGCGGCATATTCTGCCAGGAAGTCAAGGCCGCTTTCGGGAATGAAAAGAAACACCCGGAATTCTTCAACTTCATTACCGGCATCGGCGGGCGAGACGTTACCCCAAAGG